TTGGAATTCACCCAATTCTGGATCTGAATATTGGCAAGTACTATGTCTCATTCACAAATCTATCCTTGTCTATGCTACTCACTCTCGGTTTGGTCCTACTTCTGGTTTTTGTTGTTACGaaaaaaggagggggaaagtcagTGCCAAATGCATTTCAATCCTTGGTGGAGCTTATTTATGATTTCGTGCCGAACCTGGTAAACGAACAAATAGGTGGTCTTTCCGGAAATGTGAAACACAAGTTTTTCCCTTGCATCTCGGTCACTTTTACTTTTTCGTTATTTCGTAATCCCCAGGGTATGATACCCTTTAGCTTCACAGTGACAAGTCATTTTCTCATTACTTTGGCTCTTTCATTTTCCATTTTTATAGGCATTACGATCGTTGGATTTCAAAGACATGGGCTTCATTTTTTTAGCTTCTTATTACCAGCGGGAGTCCCACTGCCATTAGCACCTTTTTTAGTACTCCTTGAGCTAATCTCTCATTGTTTTCGTGCATTAAGCTCAGGAATACGTTTATTTGCTAATATGATGGCCGGTCATAGTTCAGTAAAGATTTTAAGTGGGTTTGCTTGGACTATGCTATTTCTGAATAATATTTTCTATTTCTTAGGAGATCTTGGTCCCTTATTTATAGTTCTAGCATTAACCGGTCTGGAATTAGGTGTAGCTATATCACAAGCTCATGTTTCTACGATCTCAATTTGTATTTACTTGAATGATGCTACaaatctccatcaaaatgagtcaTTTCATAATTGCATAAAAACGAGGAGCCAATCATAGAACTACATATGGTCTGATACTACTAACTTCCTTGAAAAGTGGAAGAGTAGTTATGTAGGCAGTTGCCGTTCCAGAAATGTAGCGGTTGCTCGACCAAAGCCGGTCATCAAAGAGTCAGTAAGTAGTAATTCTATCAATTACCAATTCGTGGAATTCTCATGTTCCAATCAATAAGTGTGTCTACTTAAAAGTAAGTTCAACTTGCTTGTGTTAAGCTTTGCTCGAACTTGATTACTTCCTCGCTCTCCTTCACTcggtcaagggattcacctttacCTCGTTCTGGTCTTCCAGCTTGAAAGACAAGGTCCTTATTCAAAACTGGCTCCTTCGAGTTAGTCTTTATTGTTTCATAGAAAGGCTTCCTTCTACGACTGGAGTGAAATCCTCTATGCTGACATAAGCGGAGAGGCAAGCAACAACCATTATATTGAACCTGCCCTGAAGGCTTTGTTTGCCTAAGTGCATAAGTCAAAGAAGGGTTTTCTTGCCGAAAGCAGTGTTCAGACCTCAATCTGTAGCGGCGCACTTCCCTCTTATGATTGCTTTTCAAGGACATCCGGATAAGGGGACTGAGAGAGTAGATATGGGACTTTTCCTCATAAAAGCCTATATAGGTGGGTGGTATGATAGTAAGTCTTTTCCTACTGATGTGTTCAGTCGATGGCTTGATTCTCCTCCGGGCGTGAATTGGAAGGGCCAAGGGTTTACAATGAAACAAATTGCGTATAATTTGCACGGCGATACGAACAGTATAGAATTTCTGCACTCCTTATATGCAGACTTAGTTAGTCAAGGGAAGGGGTGCATAGCCAATACTTCCTTCTCAGAAGTGGCTACGAACCACGGTGTCGGGGGTTCGAATCCACTTCTGAGCGGGCTGGCGGCTCCACCGGGAGCGAGCCTACTGAAGGAAAGTTTTATTGTTGAACTTCTATTTTTATCCAATATTTATCTTTTGTTTGGAAAAACCAAACCCACATATTGATCTTTAAGTCTCCCTTTCTCTTTTGGGAGCAGATCTTTCAAAGATGGGAAATTCCAATGATTCTTTCCGTTTTGTCGAGCCCTGCTTTGGTCTCTGGTTTGATGGTTGTACGTGCTAAAAATCCGGTACATTCCGTTTTGTTTCCCATCCTAGTCTTTTGCGACACTTCTGGTTTACTTATTTTGTTAGGTCTCGACTTCTCCGCTATGATCTTCCCAGTAGTTCATATAGGAGCTATTGCCGTTTCATTCCTATTCGTGGTTATGATGTTCAATATTCAAATAGCGGAGATTCACGAAGAAGTATTGCGCTATTTACCAGTGAGTGGTATTATTGGACTGATCTTTTGGTGGGAAATGTTCTTCATTTTAGATAATGAAACCATTCCATTACTACCAACCCACAGAAATACGACCTCTCTGAAATATACGGTTTATGCCGGAAAGGTACGAAGTTGGACTAATTTGGAAACATTGGGCAATTTACTTTATACCTACTATTCCGTCTGGTTTTTGGTTTCTAGTCTGATTTTATTAGTAGCTATGATTGGGGCTATAGTACTTACTATGCATAGGACTACAAAGGTGAAAAGACAGGATGTATTCCGACGAAATGCCTTGGATTCTAGGAGGACTACTATTCATATTCAGAACAGAAGGTTCTTCTCCCACAAAGGGGATGACGCACCTGTCCCCCCCGCTGATCCGGAATCCATTTAATCTGATTTGGCAGAGAGAATAGAAAGGATTTATAGGCGGGCCGGGGAGGAGCAATCTTTAGTAGAAGCCGGGACTACGCCAAGGGAACTTGTAGATAACGTCCTGCCAGAGGGGGCGGAGCTACCGCTTCTACAAGAAACCTGGGTTCAGTTTGTACGGGACGAGTCACACAGCGAGTTTTGGGTAGAGATCGATTCGATAATCTGCTAAGGAAATATGGGCACGCGGCGCGCGGTGAGCCCGACACCCCCGATCCCGATGCTCGAGCCTGATGCCCCTCAATCAGGAGGAGGCGACTCAGCGGGGAGCACGGGGGAAGAAAATTGTCCGGGGGCGGGGAAGGAAAGTAGGAACCTCCGAAGGCCCGCCCGAGTCAAGGAAGCGCAAAAGTTATTCTGATTCTGATTCCGGGGGGGATGATGGGAGTGACCCTGCTCCGGATCCTTCTCCTTTCTTTTGATTTTGACTAAAATGAGAGGTGGAGAAATTGAGTTCTTTTGAGCAGCGTTGTCTGTAGTAGAGTAGcttttttttttttcttttacagAAAGAAGGCGAGGCCCACCTGCCTTCTCTAGGTACTTTACTTGGAAAGGTGTCACCGCCTTCCTTCTTCTCTAGGTACTTTACTTGGAAAGGTAGGTGCGGGAAAGAAGAGCGGGTATGTGGGCTTCTTTCAATCGAAACTTTTTTGAAGCCGTCAAACTTTATCGTTTCATTATAGATGGATCTAAAACATTGCGTTGCAGAGTGGAGGCGTGAAGAAGGTTAAGAGAAGCAAGCCAAAGGAAAGAAAAAGCAACTTGATACAATATTGAAGATAAACACTCAGGAAAGCACTGGGTCAACTGACTCCACTAGCCAGCTTCTGCTTCAGAACTTACTTCAAAGAGGCTGACTTAGCACTTAGCATAATGCTTTTGTTCCGGTGCATAAAAGTAAGTGAGCAGGTGGGTGAGTCCAA
This portion of the Zea mays cultivar B73 unplaced genomic scaffold, Zm-B73-REFERENCE-NAM-5.0 scaffold_49, whole genome shotgun sequence genome encodes:
- the LOC118475578 gene encoding ATP synthase subunit a-like; the protein is MMMMTRWSSTDMKRRNRILANMVPIRNLSLPDYYEYEEEYPPVSREATRGVCILLRIDRYLSSIGRSIQDREVLRDFRQRLLFPQREAGHSFSEIYDDIRAHGVEASRLGQPLRDLYDEMERNGEIVNNGSIIIPGGGGPVTESPLDQFGIHPILDLNIGKYYVSFTNLSLSMLLTLGLVLLLVFVVTKKGGGKSVPNAFQSLVELIYDFVPNLVNEQIGGLSGNVKHKFFPCISVTFTFSLFRNPQGMIPFSFTVTSHFLITLALSFSIFIGITIVGFQRHGLHFFSFLLPAGVPLPLAPFLVLLELISHCFRALSSGIRLFANMMAGHSSVKILSGFAWTMLFLNNIFYFLGDLGPLFIVLALTGLELGVAISQAHVSTISICIYLNDATNLHQNESFHNCIKTRSQS
- the LOC118475579 gene encoding NADH-ubiquinone oxidoreductase chain 6, coding for MILSVLSSPALVSGLMVVRAKNPVHSVLFPILVFCDTSGLLILLGLDFSAMIFPVVHIGAIAVSFLFVVMMFNIQIAEIHEEVLRYLPVSGIIGLIFWWEMFFILDNETIPLLPTHRNTTSLKYTVYAGKVRSWTNLETLGNLLYTYYSVWFLVSSLILLVAMIGAIVLTMHRTTKVKRQDVFRRNALDSRRTTIHIQNRRFFSHKGDDAPVPPADPESI